Proteins encoded in a region of the Stieleria neptunia genome:
- a CDS encoding AAA family ATPase translates to MAVRVDASELIQLLELTPSDQNVMLVGRHGIGKSQIIADHFRERDMTVVPFFLGQMSDPGDLIGLLHKDEHTGRSEFLPPFWWPQDDQPIVLFLDELNRARPEILQSVMELALNKTLAGKRLPAGSVIVSAVNEGDEYQLTDLDPALVSRFNLYEFAPTVEDWLLWAERENIDARITSFIQKQPQFLDGHGIGSESDEPLSGLVKTPDRRGWARVSKLIEPIERLEAAHIKLIAGIVGSASANAFRRSLATPLPVSPAGVLLEFSKQRKTLGKMSLSELLLLNEQILVWISSGKCPAAREPKARSGLLSYLNLLRKRKLDEAVAHLVSMLGKPKFESVMEFISESIELTELLTGYMEGIRIE, encoded by the coding sequence TTGGCCGTTCGCGTTGATGCTAGTGAGTTGATTCAGCTGTTGGAACTGACGCCCTCGGACCAGAACGTGATGCTGGTGGGGCGTCATGGCATCGGCAAATCGCAGATCATCGCCGATCATTTTCGCGAGCGAGACATGACCGTCGTGCCGTTCTTCTTGGGCCAGATGAGCGATCCGGGGGACCTGATCGGCCTGCTCCACAAGGACGAGCACACCGGACGCAGCGAATTTCTGCCTCCGTTCTGGTGGCCCCAGGATGACCAGCCGATCGTGCTGTTCCTCGATGAACTCAACCGGGCGCGTCCAGAAATTCTGCAATCGGTGATGGAATTGGCCCTCAACAAGACCTTGGCCGGAAAACGCTTGCCCGCCGGCAGCGTGATCGTTTCGGCGGTCAACGAAGGCGATGAATACCAACTGACCGACCTGGACCCGGCGTTGGTTTCGCGGTTCAACCTGTATGAATTCGCCCCGACGGTCGAAGATTGGCTGCTGTGGGCCGAACGCGAAAACATCGATGCGCGGATCACCAGCTTCATCCAAAAACAGCCCCAGTTCCTTGATGGCCACGGGATCGGCAGCGAAAGCGATGAGCCCCTGTCGGGCTTGGTCAAAACGCCGGACCGACGTGGTTGGGCGCGGGTTTCGAAACTGATCGAACCGATCGAACGCTTGGAAGCGGCTCACATCAAACTGATCGCGGGCATCGTCGGTTCCGCCTCGGCCAACGCCTTTCGCCGCAGCTTGGCGACGCCGTTGCCCGTGTCACCGGCCGGCGTCTTGCTGGAATTCAGCAAACAGCGCAAGACGCTGGGCAAAATGTCGCTCAGTGAGTTACTGTTGCTCAACGAACAGATTCTGGTGTGGATCAGCAGCGGGAAATGCCCGGCCGCCCGTGAACCGAAAGCTCGCTCGGGCTTGCTGAGTTATTTGAATCTGTTGCGAAAACGAAAACTCGATGAAGCGGTCGCCCATTTGGTTTCGATGCTGGGGAAACCCAAGTTTGAATCGGTGATGGAATTCATTTCCGAATCGATCGAATTGACCGAATTGTTGACCGGCTACATGGAAGGGATTCGGATCGAATGA
- a CDS encoding DUF2201 family putative metallopeptidase → MSQSFAKSSARERITQVVESWFLTEPLLFAAWTMHDVVERPSLATIRVGRGKIEFNPDFIRSLRRDQLRSVLGFEAMRILLGHPYARQQPKAELSYQASNLTVQECLRTKLPIPRPRDVLGDERFDNQYFEFYYRELAERASHDEPADDDPDDPDAPDSSKDDSSKQEPSGDRADPPQPDDEGEAGQDSPDENDSDDSDGQPSGSSDAASTLDAYSDPDRVGMENTGRWDNDDLKRDEINAAVREAAQSDGWGTVGGQAKEQLMATLHPKLDYRGVLRNFRQSVLSVRRRLTRMKPSRRYGFAQMGSRYDFTTKLLFAVDVSGSMGHRDLQLGFSVVSHFFRYGVESVDVIWFDEDVRCEPLTLRRARSAFEVSGRGGTNFAPVIDYIDQHRDYDGLIIFTDGYAPVPPKPQNTRTRILWLFKDEATHRQMHQGLRPLGRAAFLKESAR, encoded by the coding sequence ATGAGCCAGTCCTTCGCCAAGTCGAGCGCTCGCGAGCGGATCACACAGGTGGTGGAAAGCTGGTTTCTGACCGAACCGCTGCTGTTCGCCGCCTGGACGATGCACGACGTCGTGGAGCGACCGAGCCTGGCAACGATTCGTGTCGGACGCGGCAAGATCGAATTCAACCCGGACTTTATCCGTTCGCTGCGACGCGACCAGTTGCGATCGGTGCTGGGATTCGAAGCGATGCGAATCCTGCTGGGCCATCCCTACGCCAGACAGCAACCGAAGGCCGAATTGTCCTACCAGGCGAGCAATCTGACCGTTCAGGAATGTCTGCGCACCAAGTTGCCGATCCCGCGGCCCCGCGACGTCTTGGGCGACGAACGTTTTGACAACCAGTACTTCGAATTCTATTACCGTGAACTCGCCGAGCGTGCCAGTCACGACGAACCGGCCGATGACGATCCCGATGATCCAGACGCACCGGATTCATCGAAAGACGATTCGTCGAAACAGGAACCCTCAGGCGACCGTGCGGATCCGCCCCAGCCCGACGATGAAGGCGAAGCAGGCCAAGACAGTCCGGACGAGAACGATTCCGACGATTCGGACGGCCAACCCAGTGGGAGCAGCGACGCGGCGAGCACGCTGGACGCCTACAGCGATCCCGATCGGGTCGGCATGGAAAACACGGGCCGCTGGGACAACGATGATCTGAAACGGGACGAGATCAACGCGGCGGTCCGCGAGGCGGCCCAATCCGATGGCTGGGGAACGGTCGGCGGGCAGGCCAAAGAGCAGTTGATGGCGACGCTTCATCCCAAATTGGACTATCGGGGTGTGCTGCGAAATTTCCGCCAAAGCGTGCTCTCGGTGCGGCGGCGTTTGACGCGGATGAAACCGAGTCGTCGCTACGGGTTCGCGCAGATGGGCAGCCGCTACGACTTCACAACCAAACTGTTGTTTGCCGTCGATGTTTCCGGATCGATGGGGCATCGCGATCTGCAACTGGGCTTTTCAGTCGTCAGCCACTTCTTCCGATACGGTGTCGAATCGGTCGACGTGATCTGGTTCGATGAAGACGTCCGTTGTGAACCGCTGACGCTGCGTCGCGCCCGCAGCGCGTTCGAAGTCAGCGGTCGCGGGGGCACGAATTTCGCCCCCGTCATCGACTACATCGATCAACATCGCGACTACGACGGACTGATCATTTTCACCGACGGCTACGCCCCGGTACCGCCAAAGCCACAGAACACCCGGACGCGGATCCTGTGGCTGTTCAAGGATGAAGCGACGCACCGGCAGATGCACCAGGGACTGCGGCCGCTGGGTCGAGCGGCGTTCTTGAAAGAATCGGCCCGCTAA
- a CDS encoding penicillin-binding protein activator LpoB — MQPTTPLRPASKAAAAVVLAAILTTTSGCAGRQYGHLLASDDKDLVGSHAAGAATWNPLVEESVAKLLSRCPPTVQPVTFEAPSELSLDGVIVPSTLNGGPANVCFVGIENKSAEELGDFKEQLYEQIDSQINSNADFRGISRRMVQTALRETRLRPDALFLPQNRDAFAAVLGKAGSPVDYLLFANITSGTTDRNKTSQRDYTLTLEMVNVHTGDFLKESAKIRKGYSKSRAGKWWNYGVFDQADG; from the coding sequence ATGCAACCTACCACCCCATTGCGGCCGGCCTCCAAAGCCGCCGCCGCGGTCGTCTTGGCCGCGATTCTGACCACAACGTCGGGATGTGCCGGTCGACAATACGGGCATTTGCTAGCCAGCGACGACAAGGACCTGGTCGGCAGCCATGCCGCCGGTGCGGCGACGTGGAATCCGCTGGTGGAAGAATCCGTCGCCAAATTGCTCTCCCGCTGCCCCCCCACGGTCCAGCCGGTGACGTTTGAAGCGCCATCCGAACTTTCTCTCGACGGCGTCATCGTCCCGTCCACCCTCAACGGCGGTCCGGCCAACGTCTGCTTCGTCGGAATCGAGAACAAAAGCGCCGAAGAACTGGGCGATTTCAAAGAACAGCTCTACGAACAGATCGACTCCCAGATCAATTCAAACGCGGATTTCCGCGGCATCAGCCGGCGGATGGTCCAAACCGCCCTCCGCGAAACCCGACTGCGGCCCGATGCGTTGTTCCTGCCCCAAAATCGCGACGCCTTCGCCGCCGTCTTGGGCAAGGCGGGCTCCCCGGTCGACTACTTGCTGTTCGCCAACATCACCAGCGGAACCACCGATCGCAACAAAACCAGCCAGCGGGACTACACGCTGACCTTGGAAATGGTCAACGTGCACACCGGTGATTTCTTGAAAGAGTCCGCCAAGATCCGCAAGGGATACTCGAAATCACGCGCCGGAAAGTGGTGGAACTACGGCGTTTTCGATCAGGCCGACGGGTGA
- a CDS encoding BON domain-containing protein: MIADSTSDNLCRRIEASVQRVVEVHDFSCSIDDGTVTLRGQVESRDDAMMCIVVARSVPGVESIVSDIKVLV; the protein is encoded by the coding sequence GTGATCGCTGATTCCACATCCGATAACCTCTGCCGACGCATCGAGGCGTCGGTGCAACGTGTCGTTGAAGTCCATGATTTTTCCTGTTCGATCGACGATGGGACCGTGACACTGCGTGGACAGGTTGAATCGCGTGACGATGCCATGATGTGCATCGTCGTCGCTCGCAGTGTCCCGGGCGTCGAGTCGATCGTCAGCGACATCAAGGTGCTCGTCTGA
- a CDS encoding sigma-70 family RNA polymerase sigma factor, whose protein sequence is MSSITTSEANRLLAAAQNGQDDCLGQLLQMYLNYLKLLARTQLDRKLQARTSASDVVQDTLLEAHRDFDKFRGSCPEQFLAWLRTILTNNLGHIIQRHVLAEKRDVRREVSLDDIGATLERSTARLVAIIADRGQSPSADAQNHEASLLLADALAELPDDYRDVILLRHIEGLAFPDVAARMERSAGAVRMLWMRAIAQLRVRLESRGVL, encoded by the coding sequence ATGAGCAGTATCACGACCAGCGAAGCGAATCGATTGCTGGCGGCCGCACAAAACGGCCAAGACGATTGCCTGGGCCAGTTGTTGCAGATGTATTTGAACTATCTGAAACTGCTGGCGCGAACACAGCTTGATCGGAAACTCCAAGCCAGAACGAGCGCCTCCGACGTGGTCCAAGACACGTTGCTGGAAGCCCATCGGGATTTCGACAAATTTCGAGGCAGTTGTCCCGAGCAATTCCTGGCCTGGCTCAGAACGATCCTGACGAACAACCTGGGACACATCATTCAGCGACACGTGTTGGCGGAAAAGCGTGACGTTCGCCGCGAAGTCTCGCTCGACGACATCGGTGCGACGTTGGAACGATCCACCGCGCGGCTGGTGGCCATCATCGCCGACCGCGGGCAATCACCCAGTGCCGATGCGCAAAACCATGAAGCAAGTTTATTACTGGCCGATGCCTTGGCCGAACTGCCCGACGACTACCGCGACGTGATTCTGTTGCGGCACATCGAAGGACTCGCGTTTCCCGACGTCGCGGCGCGGATGGAACGCTCCGCAGGCGCCGTGCGGATGCTGTGGATGCGGGCCATCGCGCAGCTGCGGGTGCGGCTCGAATCGCGAGGCGTGCTATGA
- a CDS encoding serine/threonine-protein kinase, giving the protein MNHVIANDQPSPSSGVPREEVATLAANPLDALTPQQQEQLSKILETYLDDLEQGRPSDPETLIQRHAELAEPLRWYLRGLDFVHQATADLGPKEHPDDAGSVGHNELGDFEILREVGRGGMGVVYEARQKSLGRRVALKVLPFAAVLDRRQIIRFKNEAQAAAQLHHPHIVPVHSVGCDRGVHYYSMQFIDGQALDRAIEQLRNLRDGTGENVANPSGSTIPNGVFSTQHSVRSQSHINSVAELIRQAATAIEHAHEFGVVHRDIKPSNLLIDQQGKLWVTDFGLARCQNSITITMTGDLLGTIRYMSPEAAAGRGSLVDHISDVYSLGVTLYELLTLEPPHTATDRVTLLDQIQRQQPERPRRLNPSIPIDLETIVLKAIQKPRDDRYQSAAAMAEDLARFLAGKPPLAKRPSAIDHLSQWATRHRNLVASIVGVLILTSLAAGTATMLLSKEKSRTEAALKTAESNFEQSQLNLQTAIDVVDRFGMRLATKLAGVPGTETVRQAIMQETLADYQSFADQMDGDASMRFALALCNTQMASMHRQLGRFPESVDCYQTAIQLYQDLLDADEQDPDPNRARIVHDLAVCHNNLGELAFQQGDFPTAETEYQHVQNVIDKLGEEEKDETQIKHLRIAALVNVGNLERAAGKTAQSRRTYEQAIEMQSALLNVDPDNLQYQRELAVSYAQLSFLFAGNDLDAADRYNRLAIGLHKTIVKDRPHDLAALSELATCYNHRGAIFNRRGRTAEALQAYQDAIDVQQTLVLRAPTSPRFKEQLAVAHNNMGQVLLALDNASANGSSADNSSADAVTHFEKAESLLTELVDTSPLSPHYRAQLGGVLSNLAPLLEKSDSERARKHYHDAIEHQTWASEKAPQIQDFRVWLSASFVKYGRFLRRQGQYDLAAEVALRRRPLWIDDPNHLYRVALELAESAIGDGDSSLPLNQRWVNTTLETWQMAVESGLADVETKRQDPTLQKVIRLADPFTSVEPSE; this is encoded by the coding sequence ATGAACCACGTCATCGCGAACGACCAACCGTCGCCGTCCTCCGGCGTGCCGCGTGAAGAGGTGGCGACGCTTGCGGCAAATCCACTGGACGCACTGACGCCACAGCAACAGGAACAGCTCTCCAAAATCCTGGAAACCTACCTGGACGATCTGGAACAGGGGCGTCCGTCCGATCCGGAAACCTTGATTCAACGTCACGCTGAGTTGGCCGAACCGCTGCGCTGGTATTTGCGCGGTCTGGACTTCGTGCACCAGGCGACCGCCGACCTGGGACCGAAAGAGCATCCCGATGACGCGGGAAGTGTCGGCCACAACGAGCTGGGCGATTTTGAGATCCTGCGTGAAGTCGGCCGCGGCGGCATGGGCGTGGTCTACGAAGCGCGGCAGAAATCGCTCGGTCGCCGGGTCGCGCTCAAGGTCTTGCCGTTTGCGGCCGTCCTGGATCGACGACAAATCATACGCTTCAAGAACGAAGCCCAGGCCGCCGCCCAGTTGCACCACCCCCACATCGTCCCCGTTCACTCGGTCGGATGCGATCGCGGCGTCCACTACTACAGCATGCAATTCATCGACGGCCAGGCCTTGGACCGGGCGATCGAGCAACTGAGAAACCTGCGCGACGGCACGGGCGAAAACGTCGCCAACCCCTCCGGCAGCACGATTCCGAACGGCGTTTTCTCCACCCAACACAGCGTTCGCTCCCAATCTCACATCAACTCGGTCGCCGAGCTGATTCGACAAGCGGCCACCGCGATCGAGCACGCACATGAGTTCGGCGTCGTGCACCGCGACATCAAACCTTCCAATCTACTGATCGACCAACAAGGAAAACTTTGGGTGACCGACTTTGGACTCGCACGCTGCCAAAACAGCATCACGATCACGATGACGGGAGATCTGCTGGGAACGATTCGCTACATGAGTCCTGAAGCCGCCGCCGGACGTGGCAGCTTGGTCGACCACATCAGTGATGTGTACTCGTTGGGCGTCACGCTCTACGAACTGCTCACCCTGGAACCACCCCATACCGCAACCGATCGCGTCACGCTGCTCGATCAGATCCAACGCCAACAACCCGAACGGCCCCGACGACTGAATCCCTCGATCCCGATCGACCTGGAAACCATCGTGCTCAAAGCGATCCAAAAACCTCGTGATGACCGTTATCAATCTGCCGCCGCGATGGCGGAAGATCTGGCCCGATTCCTGGCCGGCAAACCGCCGCTCGCCAAACGCCCCTCCGCAATCGATCATCTTTCACAATGGGCCACGCGGCACCGCAACCTGGTCGCCTCGATCGTCGGCGTCTTGATCCTGACCTCGCTCGCCGCCGGCACCGCCACCATGTTGCTGTCGAAAGAGAAAAGCCGAACCGAGGCGGCGTTGAAGACCGCCGAATCCAATTTCGAACAATCACAGCTGAATCTTCAAACCGCGATCGACGTCGTCGACCGGTTTGGAATGCGGCTGGCGACAAAGCTCGCCGGCGTGCCCGGTACCGAGACCGTTCGGCAAGCCATCATGCAGGAAACGTTGGCCGACTACCAGTCCTTTGCCGATCAGATGGACGGTGACGCCTCGATGCGTTTCGCATTGGCCCTGTGCAACACCCAGATGGCGTCGATGCATCGTCAATTGGGCCGGTTTCCCGAGTCCGTCGACTGTTACCAAACCGCGATCCAACTCTACCAAGACTTACTCGATGCCGACGAACAAGACCCCGATCCCAACCGCGCCCGGATCGTTCACGACCTTGCCGTCTGCCACAACAACTTGGGCGAACTCGCGTTCCAACAAGGCGATTTCCCCACAGCCGAAACCGAATACCAACACGTTCAAAACGTCATCGACAAGCTCGGCGAAGAGGAAAAGGATGAAACGCAGATCAAACATCTGCGAATCGCCGCCTTGGTGAACGTCGGCAATTTGGAACGTGCCGCCGGGAAAACCGCCCAGTCGCGACGGACCTACGAACAAGCCATCGAAATGCAGTCCGCACTGCTGAACGTCGATCCAGACAACCTGCAATACCAACGTGAACTGGCGGTCTCCTACGCGCAGCTATCGTTCCTGTTTGCAGGCAACGACCTGGACGCCGCGGATCGATACAACCGCCTGGCGATCGGTTTGCACAAGACGATCGTCAAAGATCGACCACACGACTTGGCGGCGCTCTCCGAACTGGCGACCTGTTACAACCATCGCGGCGCGATCTTCAACCGCCGTGGTCGAACCGCCGAAGCACTGCAGGCCTATCAAGACGCGATCGATGTCCAGCAAACGCTGGTCCTGCGAGCCCCCACATCGCCCCGATTCAAAGAACAACTGGCGGTCGCCCACAACAACATGGGGCAAGTTTTGCTAGCCCTCGATAACGCGTCGGCCAATGGCTCGTCAGCCGATAACTCGTCCGCCGACGCGGTCACCCATTTCGAAAAAGCCGAGTCGTTGCTCACCGAACTGGTGGACACATCGCCATTATCGCCGCACTACCGAGCCCAGCTCGGCGGCGTGCTCTCGAATCTGGCTCCACTTTTGGAAAAATCTGATTCCGAACGGGCGCGAAAACACTATCATGATGCCATCGAGCATCAAACGTGGGCCTCGGAAAAAGCACCACAAATCCAAGACTTCCGAGTCTGGCTGAGTGCCAGTTTTGTCAAGTATGGTCGGTTCTTAAGACGCCAAGGGCAGTATGACTTGGCCGCTGAAGTGGCGCTCCGACGAAGACCACTTTGGATCGATGATCCGAATCATTTGTATCGAGTCGCACTGGAGCTTGCCGAATCGGCGATCGGGGACGGCGATTCATCGCTGCCACTGAATCAGCGTTGGGTCAACACGACGCTTGAAACCTGGCAGATGGCCGTCGAATCGGGGCTCGCCGACGTCGAAACCAAACGACAGGATCCGACCTTGCAAAAGGTCATCAGGCTGGCTGATCCATTCACGTCTGTCGAACCATCAGAATGA